A genomic segment from Lutibacter sp. A80 encodes:
- a CDS encoding glycoside hydrolase family 65 protein, whose product MNKNYIIPNEWSILEEGFNAENVEASESLFSIGNGSMGQRANFEEDYSGSTFQGSYIGGIYYPDKTRVGWWKNGYPEYFAKVLNAPNWIGIHITINGTKFDLNTCKVSNFKRELNMKEGWLGRSFKAELNTGEQIEVTAKRFVSIDFNETGAIEYHIKALNFSGEITYAPYIDAGIENEDSNYDEFFWEILEIVEGENSGCILSKTLKTEFHVSTAMQIALALNNEEISIPQETKVEEKKLTYIYKINVKEGDVATIYKFGSYVSSLNYKNETLNTASLSNVQNACELGFQALLDTQIKAWANIWKTADIVIEGDVKAQQGIRFNIFQLNQTYLGTDARLNIGPKGFTGEKYGGSTYWDTEAYCIPFYMATKDDKVAKNLLLYRYNQLDKAIENAEKLGFKNGAALYPMVTMNGEECHNEWEITFEEIHRNGAMVYGIYNYVNYTQDFEYIPKNGLEVMIAIARFWHQRANFSKAKNKYVILGVTGPNEYENNINNNFYTNYLAKWCIEYTVDSLNRVKKEYTNDFERIIAKTNLTAQETSEWLQVSDNMYFPFDEEKQIYLQQDGFLDKEIIPVKDLPKTERPINQKWSWDRILRSCYIKQADVLQCFYFFENKFSAKELEKHFDFYEPLTVHESSLSPCVHSILAASIDRMPKAYEQYLRTARLDLDDYNHEVHEGCHITSMAGTWMSVVQGFGGMRIWEDGVLAFNPQIPAEWKSYSFTINFRGNIIKVYKSQKECKFLNESANEITMLVNGKEISIPSNKIVVV is encoded by the coding sequence ATGAACAAAAACTATATTATACCAAACGAGTGGTCAATTTTAGAAGAAGGATTTAATGCTGAAAATGTTGAAGCTTCTGAAAGTTTGTTTAGTATTGGAAACGGATCCATGGGACAACGTGCAAATTTCGAAGAAGACTATTCGGGTAGCACTTTTCAAGGAAGTTATATTGGCGGAATTTATTATCCAGATAAAACTCGTGTAGGGTGGTGGAAAAATGGTTATCCAGAGTATTTTGCAAAAGTTTTAAATGCACCAAATTGGATCGGAATTCATATAACAATCAACGGAACAAAGTTTGATTTAAATACCTGTAAAGTTTCCAACTTTAAGCGAGAGTTAAATATGAAAGAAGGTTGGTTAGGTCGTTCTTTTAAAGCTGAATTAAACACAGGAGAACAAATTGAAGTTACCGCAAAACGTTTTGTTAGTATAGATTTTAATGAAACAGGAGCTATTGAATACCACATAAAAGCACTTAATTTTTCAGGTGAAATTACCTACGCGCCTTATATAGACGCAGGTATTGAGAATGAAGATTCTAATTATGATGAATTCTTTTGGGAAATTTTAGAAATTGTTGAAGGTGAAAATAGTGGTTGTATTCTTTCAAAAACATTAAAAACAGAGTTTCATGTTAGTACGGCTATGCAAATAGCATTGGCTCTTAATAATGAAGAAATTTCAATTCCTCAAGAAACTAAAGTTGAAGAAAAAAAGCTAACTTATATTTATAAAATAAATGTAAAAGAAGGAGATGTAGCTACAATTTATAAATTTGGTAGTTATGTAAGTTCTTTAAATTATAAAAATGAAACATTAAATACAGCTTCACTTTCAAATGTTCAAAATGCCTGTGAATTAGGTTTTCAAGCACTTTTAGATACACAAATTAAAGCTTGGGCTAATATTTGGAAAACAGCTGATATTGTTATCGAAGGAGATGTTAAAGCTCAACAAGGAATTCGTTTTAATATTTTTCAATTAAACCAAACTTATTTGGGTACAGATGCACGTTTAAATATTGGTCCTAAAGGATTTACTGGAGAAAAATATGGTGGAAGTACGTATTGGGATACAGAAGCATATTGTATTCCTTTTTATATGGCTACAAAAGATGATAAAGTTGCTAAAAACTTATTGTTATACCGTTACAATCAGCTAGATAAAGCTATTGAAAATGCTGAAAAACTAGGCTTTAAAAACGGAGCAGCATTGTATCCAATGGTAACTATGAACGGTGAAGAATGTCATAACGAATGGGAAATTACTTTTGAAGAAATTCATAGAAATGGAGCTATGGTTTATGGAATTTATAACTATGTAAATTACACCCAAGACTTTGAATATATTCCAAAAAATGGATTGGAAGTTATGATTGCTATTGCGCGTTTTTGGCATCAAAGAGCTAATTTTTCTAAAGCTAAAAACAAATATGTAATTTTAGGAGTAACAGGTCCAAATGAATACGAAAATAACATCAATAATAATTTTTACACCAATTATTTAGCAAAATGGTGTATAGAATACACTGTTGATAGTTTAAATAGAGTAAAAAAAGAATATACAAACGATTTTGAACGTATTATTGCAAAAACTAATTTAACTGCTCAAGAAACTTCAGAGTGGTTACAAGTATCTGATAATATGTATTTTCCTTTTGATGAAGAAAAACAAATTTATCTTCAGCAAGACGGTTTTTTAGATAAAGAAATTATACCTGTAAAAGATTTACCTAAAACAGAAAGACCAATCAACCAAAAATGGTCTTGGGATAGAATATTGCGTTCTTGTTATATAAAGCAAGCCGATGTTTTACAATGTTTTTACTTTTTTGAAAATAAATTTAGTGCCAAAGAATTAGAAAAACATTTCGACTTTTACGAACCATTAACCGTACACGAATCATCATTATCTCCTTGCGTACATTCAATTTTAGCAGCTTCAATAGATAGAATGCCTAAAGCATACGAACAGTATTTACGTACAGCACGTTTAGATTTAGACGATTACAATCACGAAGTTCACGAAGGGTGTCATATTACAAGTATGGCCGGAACTTGGATGTCTGTTGTACAAGGTTTTGGAGGTATGCGTATTTGGGAAGATGGCGTTTTAGCATTTAATCCTCAAATACCAGCAGAATGGAAATCGTACTCGTTTACTATTAATTTTAGAGGAAATATTATTAAAGTTTATAAAAGTCAAAAGGAATGTAAATTTTTAAATGAATCTGCTAATGAAATTACGATGTTAGTTAATGGCAAAGAAATTTCAATTCCTTCAAATAAAATTGTTGTTGTATAA
- the pgmB gene encoding beta-phosphoglucomutase, with protein sequence MKKEIAFIFDLDGVIVDTAKYHFLAWRNLANELGFEFTKQNNELLKGVSRVRSLEILLGIGNVELSESQKQEYLIKKNTEYLGYVNQMTADEILPGINDLLDFLDQNNIKYALGSASKNAPLILEKVGLLDRFTALVDGNDVSKAKPDPEVFLIGAQKLQMKPENCIVVEDAIAGVEAANTANMTSIGIGDAKLLGDANYVLANTSEFTPKFLQKILN encoded by the coding sequence ATGAAAAAAGAAATCGCTTTTATATTCGATTTAGATGGTGTAATTGTAGATACTGCTAAGTATCACTTTTTAGCCTGGAGAAATTTAGCAAACGAGCTGGGTTTTGAATTTACAAAACAAAATAATGAATTATTAAAAGGTGTAAGCCGTGTACGTTCGTTAGAAATATTATTAGGAATAGGGAATGTTGAATTGTCTGAAAGCCAAAAGCAAGAATATTTAATCAAAAAAAATACCGAGTATTTAGGGTATGTAAATCAAATGACTGCTGATGAAATATTACCAGGAATTAATGATTTACTAGATTTTTTAGATCAAAATAATATAAAATATGCATTGGGATCTGCTAGTAAAAATGCGCCATTAATTCTAGAAAAAGTTGGACTTTTAGATAGATTTACGGCTCTTGTAGACGGTAACGACGTTTCTAAAGCAAAACCAGACCCTGAAGTATTTTTAATTGGTGCTCAAAAATTACAAATGAAACCAGAAAATTGTATAGTTGTTGAAGATGCCATTGCTGGTGTTGAAGCTGCTAATACAGCAAATATGACGAGTATAGGAATTGGGGACGCAAAATTATTAGGTGATGCAAATTATGTGTTAGCAAATACATCCGAATTTACCCCTAAATTTTTACAAAAAATATTGAATTAA
- a CDS encoding glycoside hydrolase family 13 protein, producing MKINYLFILLFMASLNVFAQKVKRVEPPNWWVGMQHNKVELLVYGDEIATYTPSISSEFVNLKEIKKTDNKNYVFLTVDVSKALIGFFKIDFSKKGKDNNFSVDYELKERKKDSKLRKGFDSSDAIYLITPDRFANADPLNDIVEGMRETKIDRKDDYARHGGDIKGITAHLDYISDMGFTAIWATPVLENDMEESSYHGYAITDFYNPDPRFGTMDEYIELATKSKAKGLKFVMDQVANHIGIEHWWMHDLPSKEWINYQEEFLNGELVITNHRRTVNQDNYASEKDKNLMNEGWFVSAMPDLNQKNPLVANYLIQNSIWWVEMLDLGGIRQDTYPYPDKDFMSNWAGAIMNEYPNFSIVGEEWSLNPLLIGYWQKGQLNKDGYQSNLTSTMDFPMQHAIVNALNEAESWDTGFVKMYEGLANDFSYANPSKIMIFPDNHDMSRIFTQLNEDFVNTKMALGYILALPRIAQIYYGTEVLLNDTAKPGDHGLIRSDFPGGWHTDKINAFTGKGLSEKQQEMQLYLKKVLNYRKNSEAIHSGKTVHFAPDNGVYVLFRLLGDEVVAVILNKNEKTIELDLNKFEEIGLQGKKVKNIISKKEFIWNTSLKLNSKGITILTTKI from the coding sequence ATGAAAATTAACTACTTATTTATACTATTGTTTATGGCTAGTTTAAATGTATTTGCCCAAAAAGTGAAGAGAGTTGAACCGCCAAATTGGTGGGTTGGTATGCAGCATAATAAAGTTGAATTATTAGTTTATGGAGACGAAATAGCAACATATACTCCTTCAATTAGTAGTGAGTTTGTTAATTTGAAAGAAATAAAAAAAACGGATAATAAAAACTATGTTTTTTTAACTGTTGATGTTTCAAAAGCTCTTATTGGTTTTTTTAAAATAGATTTCAGTAAAAAAGGAAAAGACAATAATTTTAGTGTTGATTACGAACTAAAAGAGCGAAAAAAAGATTCGAAACTTAGAAAGGGTTTCGACAGTTCAGATGCTATTTATTTAATTACACCTGATCGTTTTGCAAATGCAGATCCACTAAACGATATTGTTGAAGGAATGCGTGAAACTAAAATTGACAGAAAGGATGACTATGCACGTCATGGTGGCGATATAAAAGGAATTACAGCGCATTTAGATTATATTTCTGATATGGGGTTTACAGCAATTTGGGCAACTCCTGTTTTAGAAAACGATATGGAAGAGAGTTCATATCACGGATATGCAATTACAGATTTTTATAATCCAGATCCTCGTTTTGGAACAATGGATGAGTATATTGAATTGGCTACAAAATCTAAAGCAAAAGGATTAAAATTTGTAATGGATCAAGTGGCAAACCATATTGGTATTGAGCATTGGTGGATGCACGATTTACCATCTAAAGAATGGATTAATTATCAAGAAGAATTTTTAAACGGAGAACTAGTAATTACAAATCATAGAAGAACTGTAAATCAAGATAATTACGCCTCAGAGAAAGATAAAAATTTAATGAATGAAGGTTGGTTTGTTTCTGCCATGCCAGATTTAAATCAGAAAAATCCTTTGGTTGCAAATTATTTAATTCAAAATAGTATTTGGTGGGTTGAAATGTTAGATTTAGGCGGAATTCGTCAAGATACATATCCTTATCCAGATAAAGATTTTATGAGTAATTGGGCAGGTGCAATTATGAATGAGTACCCTAATTTTAGTATTGTAGGCGAGGAGTGGAGTTTAAATCCATTATTGATTGGCTATTGGCAAAAAGGACAACTAAATAAAGATGGTTACCAAAGTAATTTAACTTCAACAATGGATTTTCCAATGCAACATGCTATAGTAAATGCTTTAAATGAAGCGGAAAGTTGGGATACAGGTTTTGTAAAAATGTATGAAGGTTTAGCAAACGATTTTTCGTATGCAAACCCTAGTAAAATTATGATTTTTCCAGACAATCATGATATGAGTCGCATTTTTACACAGCTAAATGAAGATTTTGTAAATACAAAAATGGCATTGGGCTATATTTTGGCTCTACCTAGAATTGCTCAAATATATTACGGTACTGAAGTGTTGTTAAACGATACGGCAAAACCCGGTGATCACGGTTTAATTAGATCCGATTTTCCAGGAGGTTGGCACACTGATAAAATAAATGCATTTACAGGAAAAGGCTTGTCAGAAAAACAGCAAGAAATGCAATTGTATTTAAAAAAAGTCTTAAATTATCGTAAAAATAGTGAAGCAATTCATTCAGGAAAAACGGTGCATTTTGCACCAGATAACGGTGTTTACGTGTTGTTTAGATTATTAGGTGATGAGGTAGTTGCCGTGATTTTAAATAAAAACGAAAAAACTATAGAACTGGATTTAAATAAATTTGAAGAAATTGGTTTACAAGGAAAAAAGGTGAAAAATATAATTTCTAAAAAAGAATTTATTTGGAATACTTCTTTAAAATTAAATTCAAAAGGCATTACTATTTTAACAACAAAAATATAA
- a CDS encoding MFS transporter, producing MEKRKLSFLDIWNMSFGFLGIQMGFALQNANASRILQIFGADVHELSWFWVVAPLTGLIVQPIIGHYSDKTWTKLGRRRPYFLIGALLAAAGLILMPNAGMFTQFMPALWVGAGMLMIMDASFNVAMEPFRALVADILPSDQRTLGFSVQTILIGVGAVIGSWLPYVLTHWFGVLNETVSGEVPLNLLLSFIIGASVLVVSILITVFTTKEYSPEEMAQFESEEAVVEEESSLLDIFSDFKKMPLTMKQLSSVQFFSWFGLFGLWVFSTPAIAHHIYGLGLEDHGTEYQNAGDWVGVLFGVYNAVSAVYAFFLPAIAKKNGRKLTHAISLIFGGLGLISIYFMPNENWLILSMFGIGIAWASILAMPYAILAGSIPAKKMGVYMGIFNFFIVLPQILNAVVGGPMVKYLYNDNPIYALVVSGVSLLIAAALVVRVKDVDDSVLIEK from the coding sequence ATGGAAAAACGGAAACTAAGTTTCTTAGATATCTGGAACATGAGTTTTGGATTCTTAGGAATTCAAATGGGTTTTGCTTTGCAAAATGCGAATGCCAGTAGAATATTACAAATTTTTGGGGCCGATGTTCACGAACTTTCTTGGTTTTGGGTAGTAGCACCTTTAACTGGATTAATTGTACAGCCAATTATTGGTCATTATAGTGATAAAACTTGGACCAAGTTAGGAAGGCGTAGGCCATACTTTTTAATAGGAGCTTTACTTGCTGCTGCGGGATTAATTTTAATGCCTAATGCAGGAATGTTTACTCAATTTATGCCAGCATTATGGGTTGGAGCAGGAATGCTTATGATTATGGATGCTTCGTTTAATGTTGCTATGGAACCTTTTAGAGCTTTGGTAGCTGATATATTACCTTCAGATCAAAGAACACTTGGTTTTAGTGTTCAAACTATATTAATTGGTGTTGGAGCCGTAATAGGTTCTTGGTTGCCATATGTTTTAACGCATTGGTTTGGAGTGTTAAATGAAACCGTTTCAGGCGAAGTTCCATTAAATTTATTATTGTCGTTTATTATAGGAGCATCTGTTTTAGTAGTAAGTATTTTAATAACAGTATTTACAACAAAAGAGTATTCTCCTGAAGAAATGGCGCAATTTGAATCAGAAGAAGCGGTTGTTGAAGAAGAGTCTAGTTTGTTAGATATATTTTCAGATTTTAAGAAAATGCCTCTGACAATGAAACAATTGAGCTCCGTTCAATTTTTCTCTTGGTTTGGTTTGTTTGGTTTGTGGGTGTTTTCTACACCAGCAATTGCACATCATATTTATGGTTTAGGATTAGAAGATCACGGAACTGAATATCAAAATGCAGGAGATTGGGTAGGTGTTTTATTTGGAGTTTATAATGCTGTTTCCGCAGTTTATGCATTCTTCTTACCTGCCATTGCCAAAAAAAATGGTAGAAAATTAACACATGCAATTTCATTAATTTTTGGAGGATTAGGATTAATTTCTATTTATTTTATGCCAAACGAAAACTGGCTAATCCTTTCTATGTTTGGAATTGGAATTGCTTGGGCAAGTATTTTAGCAATGCCATATGCAATTTTAGCAGGCTCTATTCCTGCAAAAAAAATGGGTGTTTATATGGGGATTTTTAACTTTTTTATTGTGTTACCGCAAATATTAAACGCCGTAGTTGGTGGACCAATGGTTAAATATTTATATAACGACAATCCTATATATGCCCTTGTGGTTAGTGGTGTTTCACTATTAATTGCAGCTGCGTTAGTAGTAAGAGTTAAAGATGTTGATGATTCAGTATTAATTGAAAAATAA
- a CDS encoding alpha-amylase family glycosyl hydrolase, with protein MKKYSFLLIVCITLFSCKEKTDSAVKVSEAAIPFIWENANIYFMLTDRFNNGDPSNDINFERTEKAAKLRGFKGGDIKGVIAKIEEGYFNNLGVNAIWMTPIVEQIHGAVDEGTGLSYGFHGYWTSDWTALDPNFGTKEDLKKLVAIAHKNGIRIVLDAVINHTGPVTEVDTVFPENWVRTEPQCSYQDYESTVSCTLVKNLPDIRTESTESVELPKQLVEKWKAEGRYEQEVKELDAFFAKTGYPRAPKYYIMKWLSDYITEFGIDGYRADTVKHTEEGVWQDFKSVCDAAFAEFKVNNPEKVLDDNDFYLVGEIYNYGISGGKYFDFGDKKVNYFDDKFTSQINFEFKWNAAQNTYEELFSRYDSILNNELDGFGILNYVSSHDDGQPFDKERTKPFESATKLLLCPGSSQIYYGDESARELVVEGANGDANLRSLMNWDAIGNDAKTQEILTHWQKLGKFRAKHPSVGAGIHKMISKEPYVFQRTFSKENFNDSVIVGLDLNAGEKIVHIGTLFSEGTVLKDAYSGKEVVVKNGNVKLNSEFTIALLEKK; from the coding sequence ATGAAAAAATATAGTTTTCTTTTAATCGTATGTATTACATTATTTAGTTGTAAAGAAAAAACAGATTCTGCCGTAAAAGTTTCAGAAGCAGCAATTCCTTTTATTTGGGAAAATGCGAATATCTATTTTATGTTAACAGATCGTTTTAACAATGGAGATCCTTCAAACGATATTAATTTTGAAAGAACCGAAAAAGCCGCAAAATTACGTGGTTTTAAAGGTGGAGATATAAAAGGAGTAATAGCAAAAATTGAAGAAGGTTATTTTAATAATTTAGGAGTTAATGCTATTTGGATGACGCCAATTGTAGAACAAATTCACGGAGCTGTAGATGAAGGAACAGGACTTTCGTATGGATTTCATGGTTATTGGACTAGCGACTGGACAGCTCTAGATCCTAATTTTGGAACTAAAGAAGATCTAAAAAAGTTGGTTGCAATTGCACATAAAAATGGTATTCGAATTGTGTTGGATGCAGTTATAAATCATACAGGGCCAGTTACTGAAGTTGATACAGTTTTTCCTGAAAATTGGGTAAGAACGGAGCCACAATGTAGTTATCAAGATTACGAATCTACAGTTAGTTGTACTTTGGTTAAAAATTTACCAGACATTAGAACAGAAAGTACAGAAAGTGTAGAATTGCCAAAACAATTGGTTGAAAAATGGAAAGCTGAAGGAAGATACGAGCAAGAAGTAAAAGAATTAGATGCATTTTTTGCTAAAACAGGATATCCGAGAGCGCCAAAATATTATATTATGAAATGGCTTTCAGACTATATTACCGAGTTTGGGATTGATGGTTATAGAGCAGATACTGTAAAGCATACAGAAGAAGGTGTTTGGCAAGATTTTAAATCTGTTTGCGATGCTGCTTTTGCTGAATTTAAGGTGAATAATCCTGAAAAAGTACTAGATGATAATGATTTTTATTTAGTAGGTGAAATTTATAATTATGGAATTTCAGGTGGTAAATATTTTGATTTTGGAGATAAAAAAGTCAATTATTTTGATGATAAATTTACCAGCCAAATTAATTTCGAATTCAAATGGAATGCCGCTCAAAACACTTATGAAGAACTATTTTCTAGATATGATAGTATTCTAAATAATGAATTAGATGGTTTTGGAATTTTAAATTATGTGAGTTCTCACGACGATGGACAGCCATTTGATAAGGAACGTACAAAACCTTTTGAATCTGCAACTAAATTATTATTATGTCCAGGTTCTTCACAAATATACTATGGAGATGAATCCGCAAGAGAATTAGTTGTTGAAGGAGCAAATGGAGATGCAAACTTACGTTCTTTAATGAATTGGGATGCTATTGGAAATGATGCAAAAACTCAAGAGATTTTAACTCATTGGCAAAAACTAGGGAAATTTAGAGCGAAACATCCAAGTGTTGGAGCAGGAATTCATAAAATGATTTCAAAAGAGCCTTATGTTTTTCAACGTACTTTTTCAAAAGAAAATTTTAACGACTCTGTAATTGTGGGATTAGATTTAAATGCAGGTGAAAAAATAGTACATATTGGTACTTTATTTTCAGAAGGAACTGTTTTAAAAGATGCGTATTCGGGAAAAGAAGTAGTTGTTAAAAATGGAAATGTGAAGTTAAATTCAGAATTTACAATAGCATTATTAGAAAAAAAATAA
- a CDS encoding TIM-barrel domain-containing protein, translating to MKKIKLLLLIFCINFIGFSQNSTRKFEGITKHKNYVEVKTNDGLYRFQPYGNEIIETSFIPKGEIFNSNSHAVVLKTKAVEMEIIETANLTEIKMLDISVKISHVPFQVSYYYEGNLLTSEKNGYSKNEEFEVLDFNLTEDEILMGGGARVLGMNRRGNRLQLYNRAHYGYETNSELMNFTIPVVYSSKMYAIHFDNAPIGYLDLDSKKTNTLAYETISGRKTYQIIAGDNWEEVVENYTALTGFQPLIPRWALGNFSSRFGYHSQKETVATIDKFLNEEIPVDAVILDLFWFGKEMKGTMGNLKFDRDSFPNPKKMISDLKKKGVKTILISEPFVLTTSNRWNEAVEAGILGKNSEGKPYTYDFYFGNTGIIDIFNPEGNQWFWNIYKNLKSYGVAGWWGDLGEPEVHPSDLLHHTGTADEVHNIYGHEWAKLIAKGYENEFPNERPFILMRAGYSGSQHYGMIPWSGDVNRTWGGLKSQMEISLQMGMQGLAYMHSDLGGFAGDNLDDELYARWLQYGVFQPIYRPHAQEEVPSEPVFRESKTKALAKKAIELRYSLLPYNYNLAFENSINGSLLMRPLFFEDNSLIEIDKTYLWGDSFLVSPVISPEIKVQEVVFPKGSNWFDFYTDEKIEGGQTKQVQLEAESIPTYIRGGAFIPMIEPIQNTSNYNLNTFDLHFYYDESVRKTEYDLYNDDGATKDAFEKGMYEILTFEAEQEKRWFNIDFEAKTGSEFQTSIKNINLIIHNVTKFPKKVKLNKEHIKNGGYNSKNNTVTIPITWNTSKEFEVTIKF from the coding sequence ATGAAAAAAATAAAATTACTTCTATTAATTTTCTGCATTAATTTTATTGGTTTTTCCCAAAACTCAACTAGAAAATTTGAAGGCATTACAAAACATAAAAATTATGTTGAAGTTAAAACAAATGATGGGCTTTACAGATTTCAGCCTTATGGGAACGAAATAATAGAGACTTCATTTATTCCAAAAGGTGAAATATTCAACTCAAATTCGCACGCTGTAGTTTTAAAAACTAAAGCTGTTGAAATGGAAATAATTGAAACGGCTAACTTAACGGAGATTAAAATGCTGGATATTTCAGTAAAAATTTCACACGTACCATTTCAAGTTTCATATTATTACGAAGGTAATTTATTAACTTCAGAAAAAAATGGCTATTCTAAAAATGAAGAATTTGAAGTGCTAGATTTTAATTTAACAGAAGACGAGATTTTAATGGGAGGAGGCGCTCGTGTTTTAGGAATGAATCGTAGAGGTAATCGCTTACAGTTATACAATAGAGCGCATTACGGTTACGAAACAAATTCTGAATTAATGAATTTTACCATTCCAGTTGTATATTCTTCAAAAATGTATGCCATTCATTTTGATAATGCTCCAATTGGCTATTTAGATTTGGATAGTAAAAAAACAAACACACTTGCTTATGAAACTATTTCCGGACGTAAAACATACCAAATTATAGCAGGTGATAATTGGGAAGAAGTTGTTGAAAATTACACTGCTTTAACAGGATTTCAACCTTTAATTCCACGTTGGGCTTTAGGGAATTTTTCAAGTAGATTTGGATACCATTCGCAGAAGGAAACTGTTGCAACTATCGATAAGTTTTTAAATGAAGAAATACCAGTTGATGCAGTTATTTTAGATTTATTTTGGTTTGGTAAAGAAATGAAAGGAACTATGGGGAACTTAAAATTTGATAGAGATTCGTTTCCTAATCCTAAAAAAATGATTTCCGATTTAAAGAAAAAAGGTGTTAAAACCATTCTAATTTCAGAGCCTTTTGTATTAACAACTTCTAATCGTTGGAACGAAGCTGTTGAAGCAGGAATTTTAGGTAAAAATAGCGAAGGAAAACCTTATACGTACGATTTTTACTTTGGAAATACCGGAATTATAGATATTTTTAATCCAGAAGGAAATCAATGGTTTTGGAATATTTATAAAAATTTAAAAAGTTATGGAGTAGCTGGTTGGTGGGGCGATTTAGGTGAGCCAGAGGTGCATCCATCAGATTTATTACACCACACAGGAACAGCAGATGAGGTGCATAATATTTATGGACATGAGTGGGCTAAGTTAATAGCTAAAGGGTATGAAAATGAATTTCCTAATGAGCGTCCGTTTATTTTAATGCGTGCAGGTTATTCTGGTTCACAACATTATGGGATGATTCCTTGGTCTGGCGATGTAAATAGAACCTGGGGAGGCTTAAAATCGCAAATGGAAATTTCATTGCAAATGGGAATGCAAGGTTTAGCTTATATGCATTCAGATTTAGGAGGATTTGCAGGAGATAATTTAGATGATGAATTGTATGCGCGTTGGTTGCAATATGGTGTTTTTCAACCAATTTATCGTCCACATGCCCAAGAAGAAGTTCCTTCAGAGCCTGTATTTAGAGAATCAAAAACAAAAGCATTGGCAAAAAAAGCTATTGAATTACGTTATAGTTTATTGCCTTATAATTACAACTTAGCTTTTGAAAATAGTATAAATGGAAGTTTATTAATGCGTCCATTATTTTTTGAAGATAACAGTTTAATTGAGATTGATAAAACATATTTGTGGGGAGATTCATTTTTAGTGAGTCCAGTTATTTCTCCAGAAATTAAAGTACAAGAAGTAGTGTTTCCAAAAGGTTCTAATTGGTTTGACTTTTATACAGATGAAAAAATTGAAGGAGGTCAAACAAAACAGGTTCAGTTAGAAGCAGAAAGTATTCCAACATATATTCGTGGAGGTGCTTTTATTCCAATGATTGAACCAATACAAAATACTTCAAATTACAATTTAAATACGTTTGATTTACATTTTTATTATGATGAAAGCGTTCGTAAAACTGAATATGATTTATACAATGATGATGGAGCTACAAAAGATGCTTTTGAAAAAGGAATGTATGAAATTTTAACGTTTGAAGCGGAACAAGAAAAACGTTGGTTTAACATAGATTTTGAAGCAAAAACAGGAAGTGAATTTCAAACTTCAATAAAAAACATAAATTTAATTATCCATAACGTTACTAAATTTCCTAAAAAAGTGAAGTTAAACAAAGAGCATATAAAAAATGGGGGTTATAATTCAAAAAATAATACAGTAACTATTCCAATAACGTGGAATACTTCAAAAGAATTTGAAGTGACAATAAAATTTTAA